One Aegilops tauschii subsp. strangulata cultivar AL8/78 chromosome 2, Aet v6.0, whole genome shotgun sequence genomic window, tgcgttttctccctcaaactcatccctttaccttcgtatgcaattgttttacattctgctgctatactcttagaattgcatgtgtaggttgattgcttgacttgtgctaagttgctaaaatctgccaagaactaaaattgggaaaaggctagattttttatttggtcaagtagtctaatcaccccccctctagacatacttctgATCCTACAGGGTTGAGCTCCACGGCAAGGAGATGCTGGAGGTCATCTGCACCAGCGAACCAGACAAGGCCGATGAGATGATCTTTAGGATCAGGAGGAGCGCCTGCGGCTCGTATCCCCACATCATCGGCGTTGATGTGGAGTTTACCAAAGATGATGAACCTCTGCAGATGGCAGCAGTTCTGCAGTTAAGCACGGAGGGTCTCTGCCACGTGTACCACATCACTGCAGCCACAAAATGGTGAAAAATCCTACTCATTCACCCTCTTCCATTCATCAATACTGCTCCCTCGAAATTTCATTAGACTAGTTTCATACTAGATGTACTAGTGTAGTTTGTGAAAATGGATGCACTAGTGCAGTTCCTCAAAGTAGATGCACTAGAATATATTTTGAACCTGATGCACTTGATTAGTATCTGAAATTGTTGCACAAGATTAATTTGTGAGCTTGATGTACCAGTGTAGTTTCTCATCTTGATTCATTAGTGTAGTTTCTGAACTTGATGTAGTGAAGTAGTTTCTGAACTTGGTCTGGTGTTATTTTCACCACAAAAAAAACTTAAGAACTTGGTGAAGAAGAGGTATATGTTATTTTATTCAATAGAATAAAACTAAACTGGCACTAAGAAAGCAAATAGATCATTGACTCAACTATATATTCCAAAAAGAGAAATAACATGGTGTACTTGATTTTATTTCAGAACTTTGTGCACTAGTTTCTGAACTACATTCATCCATGACTTATACTGTATAAGCATCTACTCCATGTATTATTCACTTGTAAACCGTAAAAAATAGAAGATTAAATCTTGAAAAACAAACACTAGTACTCCATGTATTCATCACTTGTCTCTCCCCTAGCAGGCCAAAGCGCCTCAAAGAGCTCCTACAGGAGGAGAAGTTGTTCACCTTTGCCGGTTTCAGCATTAAAAATGCCAAGGACAAGCTGAAGATGTTTGGTTTGGAGATAAACCCCAACAAGCACATCGACATTCAGCGCAACTAGAGAGTTCCATACAACGGAAAACCGTACGACTCCTTGGCTGATTTTGCAGGCAGCGTCATCCACCCATTCTAcaacaagatgaagaagaagatcgacAAGCAGGCAGACCATAAACTGTGGGGGGTGAGCCCACTGCCAGATTACCTCATCGTGTACGCAACAATAGATGCGTACGCCACCTACAAGTCGTGGAAGATAATCGACAACATCAAAAGAGGTCTGGAAATTTCAAAAGAGCAGGAAGAGGACCCCTACTACCACTGCCACTATGCGGGATGAGGAGACATCAAAGTCTGCCTTCGTGTTGCTTGTGCTTGTGCTTGTCCTTTATCTTGTTGTTTGAAATTTGTAGTTTACTTTTCCTGGGTTAAACCAGCTTGTTTATGTCATGTGTGTCAGAGTTGAACCAGTTTGTTTATGTCTTGTTTGTCAGGGTTGAACAAGTTtgcttatgtcatcaagtacataGTTTGCTTATCTCGTTAAATAAGTTTGCTAGCTTCCTATTTTGTTTATCCATCAAAACAAAAATCCAAGTAAATTGTGAATGGAACTCTGTGGCTGCTCTTCAATacccctccgtaaactaatataagagcatttagatcacaattttagtaatctaaacgctcttatattagtttacagagggagtactagttaTCAAAGGAACTAATCATAGAAGGTTGTGCCCTGTGTAGTTTTGGTTCAGAATTGTATGGAAAAGAAAACAATTAGTACAATTAGAGCTAAACTCCATTAACCGAACCTATGAAAAAGGGTCCCCCAACCCCCCCAGCTTTATACTATAAAGCAACAACACCAAGCATCCAACAACAAGTCAAGACAGATTCAAGTTCAAGGAATTCTCAAATAACCGCTGGGGCAACAGCAAAACAAGCCACAAACATAACAAGTTCATTTCACATCGATACATGGCCCATTTACTGAACCTAGATATATATAGATAGGTACGGTAATACGCGGCAAGTACTCAGAAACAAGAGCTAACATACCAAGTTCATTTCACATCGAAACATGGCCCAGCCAGTTCTAAATGAGGTTGATGGTGATCATCTTCCTCAAGTCACGGCGACGGGTGTTCGCAACAGTGAGTAGGATGCCCTGACCTACCCGAAGATTCTTGCAATGAAGGAACTTCTTCCACCCCGCCCGGTTTAAGATAGTGTGACCGTCCGTGTCCACTGCGTAGGCACAGGTGGTGATGGAGCCCGTTCTGGTAAGGCATAGTCCAGCAGCCATGGCTTCTTCATGCGGCTCGATGCCACAACTAACAGATAACCTCTTAGGTAATTTCTGAAAACAGTTGATATGATATATGAGCATGTCATGTGCAATTATCAACAAAGCATACACTTCCAGACAAATATATCATTGGATTCAACACTGAGCATATATCATCACATCACTACACTAGACGAtaatcatcaaattactacagtaaTTAAGCATATCATTAGATTACTATGTACACTAACCATATCATCGCATATTACTACACTACATAAGCATATATCGCATTACTACAACACATGCATACCATAAAATTCTGCACTAAATGAATTCTACACTAGGCATATCATCACAGTACTATaacatgcatatcatatcaaCTACTACACTAATTAAGGATGCATATCATGTAATTACCACAGTAAGTAACATACCATGAGATGTTGTTTAACATTCGTCCTTGTGAGGCGGGTCACGAATGACATCCCGACGTAGTCTTCATGTAGCGGAAGCATGTCTCAGAGGTTGACCGTTTCCTCGTCGCTCAGCCTCACTCCTTGGGCATAGAGGGCTTCATcaagtgggttctcatcatcatctgaatcctcaccatcgtcctcctcATGAACTTCATCCTCACTATGGGCAATCAAATTTAGATAGATAGCTAACAGAAATTTTGGGCCTTTCTCCTCTTAAGGAGAAGCTGATCCGTTCACCCCCACTAAGACGCAAGCGGGCGATGAAATGATCCCATTCATCTCCTCCAATATGGGTTATCGTTCGCCCCTTATCGACCTGCATAGTGTACGCCCCCTAAGAGCATCGAAGGACACGGTGTCTCCGACGAGCTCATTGTATGccaacctcacattgcatgggacgatctgtgcAAGATAAAAACAAATAATAGACACAAGCATTAGTGGAAATAGCAAAAAAAATTAATGAACTGTCAGAAGGTTCATATAAATTGTTACCGCTGCAAAAACAAAAGTAGGgtggaagtagatgccgaacagtGTGGCAGTACAAAGGCTGGTCCGGCACCGTGACTTGCACCGTCCACATGGTGCTTCCTCCGTTCTACACAGAACATGTTGAACTCTAAGTTGAATTGTACGCTACCATAGTACAATACAAAGATCATACATATAATAAATCATAGTGATAACCTAAAATGCAATGCCTATTAAATCTGTTTACTATCATGTACCTAAAAAAGCAACGCCAATGACAATGGCAATGCCAGTATCATCTACCTAATAAATCCCAATCCAATGTCAGTACTATATACTATAGTGAAGAACAGATGAATTGTTTTGATTTATTTTTTCACACATAGGGCCTCATTTTGATTTGCACAGCGCCTCTCTTTTCCCTGGTACGACTCAGATCCTACACTACGACATCCATCAATCTATCAAAGAACCATCATATCCATCAACAAATCATCTACCGCATGTATCAAATAAAATTTCTGGATCAGATCTGCGTCCGGAGGGAGACGCACGCGGTTGGGGAAGGGAAGAAGGTTCGCGAGGGGGATAAGGGGGGATCTCACCTACTTACTGGAGTTGGCGGCGGCCGCGCAGATCCGGCGGCGAAgacaggcggcggcggcgcttgtCGAGAAGGGGACGAAGAAGTTGAAAATGATGTGGAGTAGTAGGTGCACTTAGCCAAATGTGGTACATGTGGTGGCGCGTTTGTGTGGATGACAAGGGGACCCCACGTGTCGGTACCCATAGAAAAAAATATTGGCATTTCCAACTGCCCCACGGGGATTCGAACCAGGGCCATGCGGCTGTGAGGTAAAGGGTCTAGCCAGTTCGACTGATGTAGTGTGTTCGGCCGAACCAATTTGCCTCTCCTTAAGACATTTATCCAGACGCAGACACACGAAAAAAAACCATGCACCAAGGCTGTGCTCCATGTGTGGCATAAGATATGTTGTTATTAGCTAGGGTACCAACACTATATAATGGCTTATGTGATCCTTGCTAGTAAAAAACCATGATCCATGTTGGCCCAAGTGGCACGTTTGAGTGCAACGTGTCAATATTGGTGCATTTGGCCCTTATGGCATCCGTGAGGCCAAAGAGACCATGATTAGTGAAAACAAATGAAGATTGCTACATGACGGGCCGTTGGCGTGTCTTGGTATGCACTGTGCGTGAAATGTGACTACAAAAAGTTGTTGCATGTCGAGACGTAGTTTATCGGTGCATGTGGATCCTATAGGCTTATTTGTTACTTGTTTGTGGGCATGGTGCGTGTTGGCCCAAGTGACATGTGTCAGTGCATTGTGACATCTATTGGTGCATCTGGCCCTTATACCAATTATTTGTGCAAATAGATCAAGATTGATACATGTCGGTCCATTGTCGCATCTTGGAGTGGAATGTGACTAGAAGAATTGGTGAATGATTTGGACCCCTTATGGCATGTGTGAGTCCAATGAGACCAATGTTGTTGCGTGTTGGTCAAGATGGTATCGACACATGCAGTGTGAATATTACTGGTACATGTCCGTCGTTATAGCGTCTGTGTGTAGAAGGAGAACAAGTTTGGTGCATGCTCTTGTGTGCCAAGATGTTATGTGGGAACAAAAAGACTGTCAATAGTTCATTTCCGTGGGCCCAGAAACAATGAGAATTATTTCTGGAGTACCTATTTGTAAATTTTGCACAGTTCTAGTTGGGTGCTGATGTGGAATGTTTTTTTCCGCGGCGCACTTACAAACTGGAGTCACTTGTCAGAAATCATGTCAACCCACCCAAAATGGCGGATTAGACCTAGCTGCAACAAATTACCCCAATATGTGTTTTTTGTGCAACAAACCTGTAAAGTAGGTGTTCTATGCAAAAGTAACACCAAAAGTAGGTGGTTTGTGCAATTTCCTCGCTAAACCACACGTccaaaaatatacaaattcatgACAAAGAAATGAGAGCGGTTGAGGCGTGCACGAGCGCACGACGCCACGCGTCTAGCCTCGGTAACTCCAAACGTCCACCCACACGCCAAATAAAGGCCGCCTCCCCCACCCCCATCTCCCCCACCTCCCCACCCCTGCTGTTTTTCTTCCCCAAATCAGCAAAAACCCTCTCCTCTCACCTCGAACCCTACCTCCTACGAGCCAGCAACCACCTCCCTTGCTCTTCGTCGTCGGAAGATGAAGGCCGGCCGTGAagacgcggcggtggagaagGACGCTGCGGTAGAAGCAGTGGAGAAGCCTGCTGTGGTCATTGCCACCGCAGTTGGCACGGCCGAGGGCGCCGTCACGGCGACATGAAGTGGTGCACCATCTGTTGTGACTGCTCCGACCGCCGTCGCAGCGGTCGAGCCTGCGGTCGCGGAgcaggtggaggaggaggtggtggtggatcTGGAGGAGTAGAGGGTCAAGCGGAAGCGCGAGATGTATGAGTTCATTGACAACTACTACGAGGAGACCGTGCTCGCCGCTCAGGAAGTGCAGGACGAGGCCGTTGAGTTCGACGAGGAGGTCGACGATGAGCTCCCGGAGGTACTACTCTGTTCTGTTCTATTCTCCTACTCTGTTTTTGGGGTTGTCTCCCATGGGATTTTCTCCTGAATTGCATGCAGCACAGATTAGATTTCGTCCAGATAGGTTATGTTTCTTGATCTCTCCCTTAGGGTTAGGATTAGTACTAGTTGTTTCGTACATTTGGAAGGAAACCCCTTCAATCTGAAACCTGGCATGGAACAGTAGTCATGTAGGCCTAAAATCCCCCTGTGCGTGCAATTATTTTGTGAAGATGAGTAAGAATATGATTTAGAAACTGATTATGAATCAGTTCTGCTATAGAAAACGATGTATTTGTTAGGTATCACCTCTTTGATTCGTACGATTTCCAAAACGCAGGAATAGGGAAAACGTGGGATTAGAGTGGCATGtcatcttgaatcctacagggTTGTATGGTTGTTTGATTGTGCATACTAAAAACATAGGATTCTTTCAGAcaggtttgagtggatggaaaATTTCCTACAAATTTGTTTATTTCATGACAGTCAACAAGAGGATCAATGATTAATATCTAGAACATGAAAAGTTTACATGCAACAGTAAATATTTATCAACGGTGCTTGAGCTTCGATAAATGGTAACTTTTAAAACATGTACTCCGGAAACAACTTTGTATATTTGctattggatgaagccaatccaacGGTGGATAGATGGGAAATCCCAACATTGTTGGCCATTCGATATCTTATTTACTACAAAAGAAAAATTCCAAGCATGCGTACTATCTAGAATATTCCATTTGTAAGCTTAAGCACAATGCTACCTATGCACAAATAACCTCATAGCACTATGTTTCTCCATTGTTCTAGAATCTTGGGTACTTTAACAGTGCAAACTGTTTTCTTCTAAATGAATTGCTAATGCTTTGAACTTTGTGAATCTGAATGCATAATATGCACAAAAATTATCACTTTATTAAAGAAAGCACACACAAAAAAAATCCATTGCTACGGTAGCATAGCAATGTAAAGTGCATCTGAAATAATTGACATTAACTGTTGCGTTCACGCACAATGCACGTGTGCCTCGCTAGTACCAACAAGACTATCAATGATGAGAGTTTAAATTAGTAGAACCCCTATTACAACTATGCTCTGTTCCTCAATTGTGCAACCCATTATCTGGTTTTGCTATTCATGAAACTATGCTCCATTCTTCAATAGTGGCAACCCATTATCTGGTTTTGGTATGCATGAAACTGGGCCACATCATCGAGTCATGCATCTGGTCAGTACTGATGCATGCAGTAACAATTTACGGCCACTGCCTGCCATTGACAACAAACATGGATTAGTTCTTCTCTTGCACAAATCAATCCATGAAACTATGCCACATCAGTAATCATGCATGCTAAGTCCATGCAACTGTACATTTCTAGCAACAAGATTTTCTATTGCATTCTTACTATATATAATTTTTCATTACTAAGCGTAATCATAATGCTCCATATGCACAAAGCTGATACCACATTTTCTCCTTTCTTATAGAATCTTCCATACCTTAACAGTGCAAACTTTTTCTATCTGCTTCATGATTTCCATATAATGAAGCAGGACCGCGAGGTCATGGAAAAGAAATTCCAGCTGGCGTACAAGGAGATGCAGCTTAAATTGCAAAAGGACCGGAAGGTTGTCGACGGCCTTATACAGACAAAGCGTGTCAACATGGACGCGAATGTGTTGCGGGCACGTCCCAATATGGACATTAGGCTGCAACAGGAGCACAAGGACATGGACTACAAGGCTATGGTGGAGTAGGTCATGATGGAAGGAAAGATGCTGGAAGACCGTGCGATGTTTCAATCCCACGTCCAATGCCACAGCAGTCAACCGCAAGAGCATGTCTTCAGTACTCCCCCTGTGAGTACCTTGCAACAATGCTATTCAGTCACGATCACGACCGATATTGTGCATGAATAGTTTTTTTGTGAGTAACTTTGTGTAAGCTATTCATATGCAGTCCAAGAAG contains:
- the LOC141041198 gene encoding uncharacterized protein — encoded protein: MLEVICTSEPDKADEMIFRIRRSACGSYPHIIGVDVEFTKDDEPLQMAAVLQLSTEGLCHVYHITAATKWPKRLKELLQEEKLFTFAGFSIKNAKDKLKMFGSVIHPFYNKMKKKIDKQADHKLWGVSPLPDYLIVYATIDAYATYKSWKIIDNIKRGLEISKEQEEDPYYHCHYAG